A window from Culex pipiens pallens isolate TS chromosome 3, TS_CPP_V2, whole genome shotgun sequence encodes these proteins:
- the LOC120432401 gene encoding 60S ribosomal protein L32, translating into MALRPAYKPKIVKKRTKKFIRHQSDRYDKLAPNWRKPKGIDNRVRRRFKGQYLMPNIGYGSNKRTRHMLPNGFKKFLVHNVRELEVLLMQNRVYCAEIAHGVASKKRKLIVERAKQLAIAVTNPHGRLRSQENE; encoded by the exons ATGGCTCTGCGTCCAGCCTACAAACCGAAGATCGTCAAGAAGCGGACGAAGAAGTTCATCCGCCACCAGTCGGACCGATATGACAAACTTGCA CCAAACTGGCGCAAGCCGAAAGGTATCGACAACCGAGTGCGCCGCCGCTTCAAGGGCCAGTACCTGATGCCGAACATCGGTTACGGCTCGAACAAGCGCACCCGCCACATGCTCCCGAACGGCTTCAAGAAGTTCCTGGTGCACAACGTGCGCGAGCTGGAGGTGCTGCTGATGCAGAACCGCGTCTACTGTGCCGAGATCGCCCACGGAGTGGCCTCCAAGAAGCGCAAGCTGATTGTCGAGCGCGCGAAGCAGCTGGCCATCGCCGTCACGAACCCGCACGGCCGTCTGCGCTCGCAGGAGAACGAgtaa
- the LOC120432379 gene encoding DNA-directed RNA polymerase II subunit RPB7: protein MFYHISLEHEILLHPRYFGPQLIETVKQKLYTEVEGTCTGKYGFVIAVTTIDDIGSGVIQPGQGFVVYPVKYKAIVFRPFKGEVLDAVVTQVNKVGMFAEIGPLSCFISHHSIPADMQFCPNGNPPCYKSKDEDVVIALEDKIRLKIVGTRVDATGIFAIGTLMDDYLGLACS, encoded by the exons ATGTTCTACCAC ataTCCCTGGAACACGAAATCCTGCTTCACCCGCGCTACTTCGGTCCGCAGTTGATCGAAACCGTCAAGCAGAAGCTGTACACGGAGGTGGAGGGCACCTGCACGGGCAAGTACGGGTTCGTGATAGCGGTCACCACGATCGACGACATCGGTTCCGGTGTGATTCAACCGGGCCAGGGCTTCGTGGTGTACCCGGTCAAGTACAAGGCCATCGTGTTCCGGCCGTTCAAGGGCGAGGTGCTGGACGCGGTCGTGACCCAGGTCAACAAGGTTGGAATGTTTGCGGAGATTGGCCCGCTGTCGTGCTTCATCTCGCATCACTCGATTCCGGCGGATATGCAGTTCTGTCCGAACGGGAACCCGCCGTGCTACAAGTCCAAGGACGAAGACGTGGTGATTGCGCTCGAGGACAAGATCCGGCTGAAGATTGTCGGTACCAGGGTGGACGCCACGGGAATT tttGCGATCGGAACACTTATGGACGACTATCTCGGACTGGCTTGTAGTTAA
- the LOC120432390 gene encoding 40S ribosomal protein S23 → MGKPRGIRTARKHIRHRRDQRWADKDYKKAHLGTRWKSNPFAGASHAKGIVLEKVGVEAKQPNSAIRKCVRVQLIKNGKKITAFVPRDGCLNYIEENDEVLVAGFGRKGHAVGDIPGVRFKVVKVANVSLLALYKEKKERPRS, encoded by the coding sequence ATGGGCAAACCACGTGGAATCCGTACCGCTCGGAAGCACATCCGTCACCGCCGGGACCAGCGCTGGGCCGACAAGGATTACAAGAAGGCCCATCTGGGAACCCGCTGGAAGTCGAATCCGTTCGCCGGAGCGTCCCACGCCAAGGGAATCGTGCTGGAGAAGGTCGGCGTCGAAGCCAAGCAGCCGAACTCCGCCATTCGCAAGTGTGTCCGTGTGCAGCTCATCAAGAACGGCAAGAAGATCACCGCGTTCGTGCCCCGGGATGGTTGCCTCAACTACATCGAAGAAAACGACGAGGTCCTGGTTGCCGGTTTCGGTCGTAAGGGTCACGCCGTCGGTGATATTCCCGGAGTCCGCTTCAAGGTGGTGAAGGTGGCCAACGTTTCCCTGCTGGCCCTGTACAAGGAAAAGAAGGAACGGCCACGATCGTAA
- the LOC120432385 gene encoding stress-associated endoplasmic reticulum protein 2 — translation MAPQQRIRMANEKASRNITQRGNVPKSTKNAEEKYPVGPWLLALFIFVVCGSAIFQIIQSIRIA, via the coding sequence ATGGCCCCCCAGCAGAGAATCCGCATGGCCAACGAGAAGGCTAGCCGCAACATCACCCAGCGCGGAAACGTCCCCAAGTCGACGAAGAACGCCGAGGAGAAGTACCCGGTCGGTCCGTGGCTACTGGCGCTGTTCATCTTCGTGGTGTGCGGGTCCGCAATCTTCCAGATCATTCAGTCGATCCGGATTGCGTAA
- the LOC120432373 gene encoding neither inactivation nor afterpotential protein G: protein MGLFKTCALTTATLLAMSVLSLSVCWIWLGHEFIPNRVERAESIRNASYDFIIVGAGTAGSVLANRLSANANVSVLLIEAGDVFGAASVVPLLATTLQQTSYDWAFRTTPQKYSSRGLINNQQFLPRGRGLGGSGQINYMLHFTGTGEDFERWERLGADGWGYEAMKPYLDGIERERNEGEACPTELRDDEIFEQNQYPSMLPTGSKSQLFNFCPSSAPSSPPQKHSPKLFVTTTENVLSKAFTDAGAELGLAGHNFNPARYTIRNGIRWSSYHEYLRPAFGRANLHILTNSVVQRVIFDEAKRAVGVAVADSVDGTSIVINALREVILSAGAFQTPQLLKVSGVGPAAELKRHNVPLVHDAPQVGQNLFDHLNLPLYVSINTTASVTLNKIANLHSIYNYLKHGTGVFSSTAVAGIGSPRNANFGVILFGMGTVDEQALRHVSNMKQDSFQNFFPLHRNTTQEGFLFLSTCHQPKSRGAIYLRDRNAHSKPFINPNYLKHPADIDCMTEAIRLAAKTAATEPFRRMNATIHWPRVRSCANFGPFEEDFRTNRPSDRYLECILRVSALTGHHPGGTAAMGRGGVVDSQLRVNGVRGLRVVDASVFPAPVSGTPNSVIIAVAEKASDIIVRDNSGG, encoded by the exons ATGGGACTGTTCAAAACTTGTGCGTTAACAACAGCAACTTTGCTGGCAATGTCTGTGCTAAGTTTATCCGTTTGTTGGATTTGGCTCGGCCACGAGTTCATTCCAAACCGGGTGGAACGAGCGGAATCGATCCGGAATGCGAGTTATGACTTTATCATAG TGGGCGCCGGGACCGCCGGTAGCGTCCTAGCGAACCGCCTCTCGGCCAACGCCAACGTGTCCGTGCTGCTCATCGAAGCCGGAGACGTGTTCGGGGCCGCTTCCGTCGTGCCGCTGCTCGCCACAACGCTCCAGCAAACCAGCTACGATTGGGCCTTTCGGACAACCCCGCAAAAATACTCCTCACGAGGACTCATCAATAAC CAACAATTTCTTCCGCGTGGCCGTGGTTTGGGCGGCTCCGGCCAGATTAACTACATGCTGCACTTTACCGGAACGGGCGAGGACTTTGAGCGGTGGGAACGGCTGGGCGCGGACGGTTGGGGCTATGAAGCGATGAAGCCATATCTGGACGGTATTGAGCGTGAGCGGAACGAGGGTGAAGCGTGTCCTACCGAGCTGAGGGATGATGAAATTTTTGAG CAAAACCAATACCCGTCCATGCTGCCAACTGGTTCAAAGTCTCAACTGTTCAACTTTTGTCCATCATCTGCGCCGTCATCTCCTCCTCAAAAACACTCCCCAAAGCTATTTGTCACAACCACGGAAAACGTTCTTTCGAAAGCATTCACCGACGCCGGTGCCGAGTTGGGCTTGGCTGGCCACAACTTCAACCCCGCTCGTTACACCATCCGCAACGGAATCCGCTGGAGCAGCTATCACGAGTATCTTCGGCCAGCGTTTGGTCGCGCCAATCTTCACATTCTAACCAACTCCGTCGTGCAACGGGTTATTTTCGACGAGGCGAAACGTGCCGTTGGAGTGGCCGTAGCAGATTCGGTTGATGGCACCTCAATCGTAATTAACGCACTCAGAGAGGTCATCCTGAGTGCCGGTGCGTTTCAGACTCCACAACTGCTTAAAGTGTCTGGCGTTGGCCCAGCTGCCGAGCTCAAACGGCACAATGTTCCGTTAGTTCACGACGCACCCCAGGTCGGACAGAACCTTTTCGATCACCTAAACCTCCCCCTTTACGTTTCAATCAATACGACCGCCAGTGTCACCCTCAACAAGATCGCCAACCTGCACAGCATTTATAACTACCTCAAGCACGGAACGGGCGTCTTCTCCAGCACGGCCGTCGCCGGCATCGGAAGCCCACGAAACGCAAATTTCGGCGTCATCCTGTTCGGCATGGGCACCGTCGACGAGCAGGCCCTCCGCCACGTCTCCAACATGAAGCAGGACTCCTTCCAAAACTTCTTTCCCCTCCACCGCAACACCACCCAAGAAGGATTCCTCTTCCTCAGCACCTGCCACCAGCCGAAAAGTCGCGGAGCGATCTACCTACGCGATCGCAACGCCCACTCCAAACCGTTCATCAACCCCAACTACCTCAAGCATCCAGCCGACATCGACTGCATGACCGAAGCCATCCGACTGGCGGCGAAAACCGCCGCCACCGAACCGTTCCGCAGGATGAACGCCACCATCCATTGGCCGCGGGTGCGCAGCTGCGCTAACTTTGGTCCCTTCGAGGAGGACTTCCGGACGAATCGACCCAGCGATCGGTACCTGGAGTGCATCCTGCGTGTTTCGGCACTGACCGGGCACCATCCGGGGGGGACGGCCGCCATGGGAAGGGGGGGAGTCGTGGACAGTCAGTTGAG GGTCAACGGTGTACGAGGATTACGAGTCGTGGACGCCAGCGTGTTTCCTGCGCCGGTTTCCGGAACACCAAATTCCGTTATTATTGCCGTTGCCGAGAAGGCGAGCGACATAATCGTGAGAGATAATAGCGGCGGTTGA
- the LOC120432375 gene encoding probable ribosome biogenesis protein RLP24: MRIETCYFCSSKIFPGHGMVFVRNDCKVFRFCRSKCRRAFNKKKNPRKIRWTKAYRKTNGKELTIDPAFEFEKRRNVPVKYNRELWSKTIDAIKKITEIRERRERHFVMERLRKARDHEIHNDIVDVQKNISLIRSPAIGLRERRAKEEAQQSALLMDVEGEEEEDEEQIEYVDARQLEKQLEESGGLLEDDDAEMMKA, encoded by the exons ATGCGGATTGAAACGTGCTACTTTTGCTCCAGCAAGATTTTCCCCGGCCACGGGATGGTTTTCGTCCGAAATGACTGCAAG GTGTTTCGGTTCTGCCGTTCCAAGTGCCGTCGGGCGTTCAACAAGAAGAAGAACCCGAGGAAGATCCGCTGGACCAAGGCGTACCGGAAGACGAACGGAAAGGAGCTCACGATCGATCCGGCGTTCGAGTTCGAGAAGCGCCGCAACGTCCCAGTCAAGTACAACCGGGAGTTGTGGTCGAAGACGATCGACGCGATCAAGAAGATTACGGAGATTCGGGAGCGTCGCGAGCGCCACTTTGTGATGGAGCGGCTGCGGAAGGCGCGCGACCACGAGATCCACAACGACATCGTGGACGTGCAGAAGAACATTTCGCTGATCCGGTCGCCGGCCATCGGTCTGCGGGAACGACGCGCCAAGGAGGAGGCCCAACAGTCGGCGCTGCTGATGGACGTGGAgggcgaggaggaggaggacgaggaACAGATCGAGTACGTGGATGCGCGCCAGCTCGAGAAGCAGCTGGAGGAATCCGGCGGGCTGCTCGAGGACGACGATGCCGAGATGATGAAGGCTTGA